The Streptomyces sp. DG1A-41 genomic sequence GCGTCGCCCAGACGATGCAGCAGGTGTTCGCCTCGGCCAACATGGTCCAGATCTCCCCGGCCAACACCAACCCCGAGCTGACCCAGGGCAAGAACTGGCAGACGGACAAGAAGCGTCCCTACAAGACGTACTTCCGCACCGCCACCACCGACGAACTCCAGGGCAGCTTCGCCGCCGGCTACGCGTACAACGGCCTCAAGAAGAAGAAGGCCTTCGTCGTCGACGACAAGCAGACCTACGGCGCCGGCCTCGCGAAGATCTTCGCGGAGCAGTACAAGAAGTTCGGCGGCAGCGTCGTCGGCACCGACCACGTCAACACCGGCGACAAGGACTTCGGCTCCCTCGTCACGAAGATCAAGAACTCCGGTGCCGACCTGCTCTACTACGGCGGCCAGTACGACGAGTCCGCGCTGATCACCAAGCAGCTCAAGGACGCCGGCGTCAAGATCCCGCTCTTCGGCGGCGACGGCATGTTCGCCTCCACCTACATCGAGGCCGCCGGCAAGGCCTCCGAGGGCGACCTCGCCACCGCCATCGGCGTCCCCGCCGACACCCTGCCCGCCGCCAAGCAGTTCATCCAGACGTACAAGGACAAGGGCTACAAGGGCGACTACGGCGCCTACGGCGCCTACGCCTACGACGCCACCACGGCCATCATCAAGGCCGTCAAGGCCGCGGCCGACGCCAACGGCGGCAAGGTGCCCACCGACATCAACGACCTGCGCTCCAAGGTCGTCGACGGAGTCCAGAAGTCCGACTTCGAAGGCCTCACCGGCAAGATCTCCTTCGACCAGTACGGCGACACCACCAACAAGCAGCTGACGGTGTACCAGGTCGAAAAGGGTGCCTGGAAGGACGTCGAGACCGGCACCGCCGACCTCAAGTAGTCCCGGCCCCCCACTAGTGGCACCCGGGCCGCGCGGGAGGAGGACCCCGACCGCGCGGCCCGTTTTCACACCCCCACCCAGCACGCGACCACGCACGCATCCAGTGCACACGACCACCAGCGACATGGAGGCCATGCGGTGAACACCCTGCCGCAGCAGCTGGCCAACGGGCTGCTTCTCGGCTCGATGTACGGGCTGATAGCCATCGGCTACACGATGGTCTACGGCATCGTCCAGCTCATCAACTTCGCGCACGGCGAGATCTTCATGACCGGAGCGTTCGGCGCCCTCACGGTCTACTTCTACATCCTCCCCGACGGCACCTCGATGGCCCTCGCCGTACCCCTGATGCTCCTCGGCGGCGCCCTCGTGGCCATCCTCATCGCCGTCGGAGCGGAACGGTTCGCCTACCGGCCACTGCGCGGAGCACCACGACTGGCACCGCTCATCACGGCCATCGGCCTCTCCCTGGCGCTCCAGGAGGTCGTCCGCAACTTCTACCCCGGCGCCGACCGCGCCCGCGCCTTCCCCGGCCTCGACGCCACCCACGACATCGGCTCCGTCACCATCAAGGACGCCGACATCTTCCTCATCCTCGCCGCCGTCATCTGCATGGCCGCCCTCGCCTTCTTCGTGCGCCGCAGCCGCACCGGCCGCGCCATGCAGGCCACCGCGCAGGACCCCGACACCGCACAGCTGATGGGCATCGACACCAACCGCATCATCGTCATCGCCTTCGCCATCGGCGGCTTCTTCGCCGCCGTCGCCGCCGTCGCCTACGGCCTCAAGTACGGCAACGTCGACTACCGCATGGGCTTCCTCATGGGCCTCAAGGCGTTCACCGCGGCCGTCCTCGGCGGCATTGGCAACATCTACGGCGCCATGCTCGGCGGCGTCGTCCTCGGCATCGCCGAGACCCTCGCCTCCGCCTACATCGACGAGATCCCCGGTATGCACCTCTTCGGCGGTGGCTCCTGGAAGGACGTCTGGGCCTTCTGCCTGCTCATCATCGTCCTTCTCGTCAGGCCCCAGGGCCTGCTCGGCGAACGCGTCGCGGACAGGGCGTGATCTCGATGACCGACACCACCAAGACCACCCCCGCCGCCCGCGGACTCATCCCGCTCCCCCGCGCCGCGGCCCGCGCGCTCCTCCTCGCCGGAGGCATCGCCACCGCCGCCACCGCCTTCCTCGCCTGGACCTGGACCGACGAGTTCCCCGGCGACCTCACCATCAACGGCTACCCCGGCGGCCTGCAATGGCTCACCTTCGCCGCCGGCCTCCTCACCGCCCTCTTCGCCCTCGCCCTCTACGGCGTCCGCGGCACCGGCTGGCTCCTGCCCGCCCGCAACAACGCCCCCCTCACCCTCGCGGCCCTCGGCAGCTTCGGCACCACCTGGTTCACCGTCATCGCCATCAGCGTCGAACTCGGCGGCGTCGTCAACCTCGAACCCGGCGCCTGGGCAGCGGCCATCGCCTCCCTGCTGCCCGTCCTGGGCGCCTTCGCCCTCCCCCAACAGGGCATCGGCCAGGACAGCACCAGGGAAAGCCTGAAGGCGTACATCGCCAAGCCCGACGCGATCCCCGCACCCCAGCCCCTCTCCCCCTGGCTGGAACGCGCCGCCATCACCCTCGCCACCATCCTCGGCCTCGCCGTCTTCACCTACGGCATCGACACCGCGTACGGCGAACTCTTCATCGGCTACCTCATCGTCGTCGTCTTCTTCGTCTGGGCCATGCACACCGCCGGCCTCATGGACCGCTTCTCCCGCCTCGTCGCCCACAACCGCAGCTTCACGCTCGCCATGGGCTTCCTCGCGGCGATAGCGTTCCCCTTCACCCAGACCGACGACCACTACGCCAACATCGGCGTCAACATCCTGATCTTCGGGACCGTCGCCCTCGGCCTCAACATCGTCGTCGGCCTCGCCGGCCTCCTCGACCTCGGATACGTCGCCTTCCTCGGCGTCGGCGCCTACACCGCCGCCCTGGTCTCCGGCTCCGAGTTCTCCACCTTCTCCGGCGTCCAGTTCCCCTTCTGGGCCGCCGCCCTCACCGGCGCCGCCGCCTCCCTGATCTTCGGCGTCCTCATCGGCGCCCCGACCCTGCGGCTGCGCGGCGATTACCTCGCCATCGTCACCCTCGGCTTCGGAGAGATCTTCCGCATCGCCGTCAACAACATGGATGGCGACTCCGGCCCCGACGTCACCAACGGGCCCAACGGCATCCCGTCCATCCCCGACCTGAACATGTTCGGGTTCAACTTCGGCCAGGCCCACGACATCGGCGGATTCACCCTCGGCCGATTCGCCAACTACTACCTGCTGATGGTCCTCATCATGGCCATCGTGGTCCTGGTGTACACGCGTGCGGCGGACTCCCGCATCGGCCGCTCCTGGATCGCCATCCGCGAGGACGAGACCGCCGCCACCGCCATGGGCATCAACGGCTTCCGCGTCAAACTCGTCGCCTTCGCCCTCGGCGCCGCCCTCGCCGGCCTCGCCGGCACCGTCAGCGCCCACGTCACCTACAGCGTGGTCCCCACGCCGTACCAGTTCGCCGGCTCCACCCCGCCCAACTCCGCGTTCCTCCTGGCCGCGGTCGTCCTCGGCGGCATGGGCACGGTCGCCGGACCGCTCCTCGGCGCGGCCCTGCTCTACCTGCTCCCCGAGAAGCTGGTCTTCCTCCAGGACAAGTCGCTCCTCGCCTTCGGCATCGCGCTCATCCTGCTGATGCGCTTCCGCCCCGAAGGCATCATCGCCAACCGCCGGCGCCAGCTCGAATTCCACGAGACCGGCCAACTCGACGTACCCAAACAGACCACGCTGACCGACGAACCGGCCGTCACCAAGGCGGGGGCGTAACCATCATGACGACACCTGTACTCGAAGCCCGCGACGTCACGATGCGCTTCGGCGGCCTCACCGCCGTCCGCTCCGTCGACTTCACGGTCAACGCCGGCGAGATCGTCGGCCTCATCGGCCCCAACGGCGCCGGCAAGACCACCTTCTTCAACTGCCTCACCGGCCTGTACGTCCCGACCGAGGGCACGGTCTCCTACAAGGGCACCGTCCTGCCGCCCAAACCCCACCTGGTCACCCAGGCCGGCATCGCCCGGACCTTCCAGAACATCCGCCTGTTCGCCAACATGACGGTCCTGGAAAACGTCCTCGTCGGCCGCCACACGCGGACGAAGGAAGGACTGTGGTCAGCCCTCCTGCGCGGCCCCGGCTTCAAGAAGGCCGAACGCGCCAGCGAGGAACGCGCCATGGAACTCCTCGAGTTCATCGGCCTCGCCCACAAGCGCGACCACCTCGCCCGCAACCTCCCCTACGGCGAACAGCGCAAGCTGGAGATCGCACGCGCCCTGGCCTCCGAGCCCGGCCTGCTCCTGCTCGACGAGCCCACGGCCGGCATGAACCCCCAGGAGACACGGGCCACCGAAGAACTCGTCTTCGCCATCCGCGACAAGGGCGTCGCCGTCCTCCTCATCGAGCACGACATGCGCTTCGTCTTCAACCTCTGCGACCGCGTCGCCGTCCTCGTCCAGGGCGAGAAGCTCGTCGAAGGCACCTCCGAAGTCGTCCAGGCCGACGAACGCGTCATCGCCGCCTACCTCGGCGAACCCTTCGAAGGCGACCCCGGAGAGGCCGAAGCCGCGGAGGTCGAAGCAGCCGAGGCCGCGGCCGCCGACGCGCCCAGCACCGCCAGCAGCACCAAGGGAGAAGCCAAGTGACCGCACTCCTCGAGGTCGAAGACCTCCGGGTCTCCTACGGCAAGATCGAAGCCGTCAAAGGCATCTCCTTCAGCGTCGAGGCCGGCCAGGTCGTCACCCTCATCGGCACCAACGGCGCCGGCAAGACGACCACGCTGCGCACGCTGTCCGGCCTGCTGAAGCCCACCTCCGGAAAGATCGTCTTCGACGGCAAGCCCCTGACCGGGGTCCCCGCCCACAAGATCGTCTCACTGGGCCTCGCCCACTCCCCCGAAGGCCGGCACATCTTCCCCCGCCTCACCATCGCGGAGAACCTCCAGCTCGGCGCGTTCCTCCGCAAGGACAAGGAAGGCATCGAGAAGGACATCCAGCGCGCCTACGACCTCTTCCCCATCCTCGGGGAACGCCGTAAGCAAGCCGCGGGAACCCTCTCCGGCGGCGAGCAGCAGATGCTCGCCATGGGCCGCGCCCTGATGTCCCAGCCCAAGCTCCTCATGCTCGACGAGCCCTCCATGGGCCTCTCGCCGATCATGATGCAGAAGATCATGGCCACGATCTCCGAGCTGAAGTCCCAGGGCACGACCATCCTGCTCGTCGAACAGAACGCCCAGGCGGCGCTCTCGCTCGCCGACCAGGGCCACGTCATGGAAGTCGGCAACGTCGTCCTCTCCGGGACGGGGCAGGACCTGCTGCACGACGAGTCGGTGCGGAAGGCGTACCTCGGCGAGGACTGAGGTCCGGCCTGTACGTGCATACGAAGAGGCCCGCCCCCATTCGAAGGGGGCGGGCCTCTTGTTCCGCTCTCAGCCCTTGTTCGCCTTCTTCTCCTCGGCGTCCTGGATGACCGCCT encodes the following:
- a CDS encoding ABC transporter ATP-binding protein — protein: MTTPVLEARDVTMRFGGLTAVRSVDFTVNAGEIVGLIGPNGAGKTTFFNCLTGLYVPTEGTVSYKGTVLPPKPHLVTQAGIARTFQNIRLFANMTVLENVLVGRHTRTKEGLWSALLRGPGFKKAERASEERAMELLEFIGLAHKRDHLARNLPYGEQRKLEIARALASEPGLLLLDEPTAGMNPQETRATEELVFAIRDKGVAVLLIEHDMRFVFNLCDRVAVLVQGEKLVEGTSEVVQADERVIAAYLGEPFEGDPGEAEAAEVEAAEAAAADAPSTASSTKGEAK
- a CDS encoding branched-chain amino acid ABC transporter substrate-binding protein, whose amino-acid sequence is MVILTSVLTTGALTLTACGSRDDSGNKSGDSGDATTLTIGVDAPLSGENSTTGLGIQYGAQIAVDDANKNNWVPGVKFKLKALDDKAQPATGQSNATSLTGDKTVVGAVGPLNSGVAQTMQQVFASANMVQISPANTNPELTQGKNWQTDKKRPYKTYFRTATTDELQGSFAAGYAYNGLKKKKAFVVDDKQTYGAGLAKIFAEQYKKFGGSVVGTDHVNTGDKDFGSLVTKIKNSGADLLYYGGQYDESALITKQLKDAGVKIPLFGGDGMFASTYIEAAGKASEGDLATAIGVPADTLPAAKQFIQTYKDKGYKGDYGAYGAYAYDATTAIIKAVKAAADANGGKVPTDINDLRSKVVDGVQKSDFEGLTGKISFDQYGDTTNKQLTVYQVEKGAWKDVETGTADLK
- a CDS encoding ABC transporter ATP-binding protein, producing the protein MTALLEVEDLRVSYGKIEAVKGISFSVEAGQVVTLIGTNGAGKTTTLRTLSGLLKPTSGKIVFDGKPLTGVPAHKIVSLGLAHSPEGRHIFPRLTIAENLQLGAFLRKDKEGIEKDIQRAYDLFPILGERRKQAAGTLSGGEQQMLAMGRALMSQPKLLMLDEPSMGLSPIMMQKIMATISELKSQGTTILLVEQNAQAALSLADQGHVMEVGNVVLSGTGQDLLHDESVRKAYLGED
- a CDS encoding branched-chain amino acid ABC transporter permease; the encoded protein is MNTLPQQLANGLLLGSMYGLIAIGYTMVYGIVQLINFAHGEIFMTGAFGALTVYFYILPDGTSMALAVPLMLLGGALVAILIAVGAERFAYRPLRGAPRLAPLITAIGLSLALQEVVRNFYPGADRARAFPGLDATHDIGSVTIKDADIFLILAAVICMAALAFFVRRSRTGRAMQATAQDPDTAQLMGIDTNRIIVIAFAIGGFFAAVAAVAYGLKYGNVDYRMGFLMGLKAFTAAVLGGIGNIYGAMLGGVVLGIAETLASAYIDEIPGMHLFGGGSWKDVWAFCLLIIVLLVRPQGLLGERVADRA
- a CDS encoding branched-chain amino acid ABC transporter permease; this translates as MTDTTKTTPAARGLIPLPRAAARALLLAGGIATAATAFLAWTWTDEFPGDLTINGYPGGLQWLTFAAGLLTALFALALYGVRGTGWLLPARNNAPLTLAALGSFGTTWFTVIAISVELGGVVNLEPGAWAAAIASLLPVLGAFALPQQGIGQDSTRESLKAYIAKPDAIPAPQPLSPWLERAAITLATILGLAVFTYGIDTAYGELFIGYLIVVVFFVWAMHTAGLMDRFSRLVAHNRSFTLAMGFLAAIAFPFTQTDDHYANIGVNILIFGTVALGLNIVVGLAGLLDLGYVAFLGVGAYTAALVSGSEFSTFSGVQFPFWAAALTGAAASLIFGVLIGAPTLRLRGDYLAIVTLGFGEIFRIAVNNMDGDSGPDVTNGPNGIPSIPDLNMFGFNFGQAHDIGGFTLGRFANYYLLMVLIMAIVVLVYTRAADSRIGRSWIAIREDETAATAMGINGFRVKLVAFALGAALAGLAGTVSAHVTYSVVPTPYQFAGSTPPNSAFLLAAVVLGGMGTVAGPLLGAALLYLLPEKLVFLQDKSLLAFGIALILLMRFRPEGIIANRRRQLEFHETGQLDVPKQTTLTDEPAVTKAGA